The following proteins are encoded in a genomic region of Streptomyces collinus Tu 365:
- a CDS encoding YcnI family protein yields the protein MSTTRTHTRSRTALRRAATVTALAAAGLFGAAGIASAHVTVHPESYAKGATDGVLTFRVPNEEDSASTDKVQVFLPTDHPVLGVLVHPQDGWTPKVTTTKLKTPVKTDDGTITDAVSEITWTGGKIGAGQYEDFDVAFGQLPDSTNQLMFKTLQTYSDGKVARWIEAPTGGEEPENPAPVLKLAAAGDENAAPTASKGDSDAAPKAAATSGDSSDSTARGLGVAGLVVGVLGLAAAAFAILRGRSTR from the coding sequence ATGTCCACGACACGCACGCACACCCGCAGCCGTACCGCCCTGCGCCGGGCCGCGACCGTCACCGCGCTCGCCGCCGCCGGACTGTTCGGCGCCGCCGGGATCGCCTCGGCGCACGTCACCGTGCATCCGGAGAGCTACGCCAAGGGGGCCACGGACGGCGTGCTCACCTTCCGCGTGCCCAACGAGGAGGACAGCGCCTCCACCGACAAGGTGCAGGTCTTCCTGCCCACCGACCACCCCGTCCTCGGCGTCCTGGTCCACCCGCAGGACGGCTGGACCCCCAAGGTGACCACCACCAAACTGAAGACGCCGGTCAAGACCGACGACGGCACCATCACCGACGCGGTCTCCGAGATCACCTGGACCGGCGGGAAGATCGGCGCCGGCCAGTACGAGGACTTCGACGTCGCCTTCGGGCAACTTCCCGACAGCACGAACCAGTTGATGTTCAAGACGCTGCAGACCTACTCCGACGGCAAGGTCGCCCGCTGGATCGAGGCGCCGACGGGCGGGGAGGAGCCGGAGAACCCGGCGCCGGTCCTGAAGCTGGCGGCCGCGGGTGACGAGAACGCGGCGCCCACCGCGTCGAAGGGCGACTCCGACGCCGCGCCGAAGGCCGCCGCCACGTCGGGCGACTCCAGCGACTCCACCGCCCGGGGGCTCGGGGTCGCCGGCCTCGTGGTCGGTGTGCTCGGCCTCGCCGCCGCAGCGTTCGCGATCCTGCGCGGCCGGTCGACCCGGTAG
- a CDS encoding DNA/RNA helicase domain-containing protein translates to MLLLRLAARDLLALNARRRLVPHLAARWVHFQRGDSSDGERSAWARSLVSLAEDLVAAERGNVEMLVECSPTVHASEEAAKTQGQIDVVLVGRHPGKGTLSVQLVELKQWSSVTRVEAATADLVYVPGIEDPVTHPALQLGEYYELFTGPSGPLNGLHFECGGFTYLHNATDESVRPLLGVDAPTGPYARTYTSDTRARLLKDLQRHFTREEDYSAAEYILHRMNLRNTPLLDAMVKSNGEDMVFTLRGRQKEVADDVLEASELILDAPDREAPVPRPQRAVFLVTGGAGTGKSAIGLQLRADLEAAGRTVKCASGSRAFNAAIKENVGYTASEFRERFAYFSSFVDRPEPPLDVLICDEAHRLRDMSKNWRLPEEKQGTKPQVDELIEASR, encoded by the coding sequence ATGCTCCTGCTGCGACTAGCGGCACGGGACCTGCTAGCTCTGAACGCACGGCGCCGTCTGGTGCCCCACCTCGCGGCCCGCTGGGTGCACTTCCAGCGAGGCGATTCCTCTGACGGCGAGCGTTCAGCGTGGGCGCGCAGTCTCGTCTCGCTGGCGGAAGACCTGGTCGCTGCCGAACGCGGCAACGTCGAGATGCTCGTCGAGTGTTCGCCCACCGTGCACGCCTCAGAAGAGGCAGCGAAGACGCAGGGCCAGATTGATGTGGTCCTCGTAGGAAGGCATCCTGGGAAAGGCACCCTCTCCGTGCAGCTCGTCGAGCTGAAGCAATGGTCGTCGGTGACGAGGGTGGAGGCTGCCACGGCCGATCTCGTATACGTACCGGGCATCGAGGATCCCGTCACCCATCCTGCCCTTCAACTCGGTGAGTACTACGAACTGTTCACCGGACCCAGCGGCCCGCTGAACGGATTGCATTTCGAATGCGGCGGTTTCACCTACCTGCACAACGCCACGGATGAATCCGTCCGTCCGCTGCTCGGTGTCGACGCACCCACAGGGCCTTACGCCCGTACGTACACGAGCGACACCCGGGCCAGGCTCCTCAAGGATCTGCAGCGTCACTTCACCAGAGAGGAGGACTACTCCGCGGCCGAGTACATCCTGCACCGGATGAACCTCCGTAACACGCCGCTGCTCGACGCCATGGTCAAGTCGAATGGTGAGGACATGGTTTTCACCCTGAGAGGCCGGCAGAAAGAGGTCGCCGACGACGTGCTCGAGGCTTCGGAACTCATTCTCGACGCCCCGGATCGGGAGGCGCCCGTTCCCCGTCCGCAGCGTGCCGTCTTCCTCGTCACCGGGGGAGCAGGTACCGGGAAGAGCGCCATCGGGCTTCAGCTACGAGCCGATCTCGAAGCCGCCGGTCGAACGGTGAAGTGCGCGAGTGGATCGCGGGCCTTCAACGCCGCGATCAAGGAGAACGTCGGATACACCGCATCCGAGTTCCGGGAGCGTTTCGCGTATTTCAGCAGTTTCGTGGACAGGCCGGAGCCACCGCTGGACGTATTGATCTGCGACGAGGCGCACCGGCTACGGGACATGTCCAAGAACTGGCGTCTCCCCGAGGAGAAGCAGGGCACCAAGCCGCAGGTGGACGAACTCATTGAGGCGTCCAGGTAG